The genomic DNA CTTAGAAACATTACATTGCTTTGTCTCTACTGTTGTTGTGTATTGATCCCtcagttttagattttttttggtgtaataGTTTAGTGCTGAAGACGCTGTTCGACACCAGCTTGATGCATTGAAGTATAATGTCCATCCTCGTGATGATTATGGCATTGAGGTCATGTATCGGGTAAATCATGTTAACGTCCTTGATGCTTCTTCTGATTCCTATAACTTTTTGTGATGATTTtgactatcttttttttttttgatataacaGTTTGCTGGATTCGATCCATTCGAGAGATCCACCTATTTTGGTCCTTTCTTTGATCTTGGACAGGTtactttttcatcatttctttaCACTGGTGGTCATATTGTTCCTTAGCTACTAGCTAAGGTTCTTATCCCCTGGTCTTTATTGGTTGGTTTAGTTTGAGAGGTTTAGGCGTATTTTTCATCACTCGTCTTACCGTGTGTTGCTTGGTCACAAGGACAGAAAAATCTTAAGCAGTTTGTTCGTGGAAGAggtatcatctcttttttttttgaagatgttACTATCATCATAGAGATCCATTGTTGTCTCATGATACCCTCTTTTCCATTATACAGAATCGTTTCAAGCAGAGGATATGGATTCAGGGAAATCGacctgaggaagaagagatatttGAATTCACAATGTTCCAGGTTGGTTCCTTTGTTACTCAATAGACACCCTAAATATTCTGTGGATTTTTCATctacaatgatgatgatgatgatgatgatgatgattagatATGAAATCATTTGTGTGTAATGGCAGCGGATAGGCGGTTCATGGGATGGTTATTGGTTGACGGAAAGCTTGCTTCATGACGGAGATGTATTTTCAGGAGGGTTGGCTTACTGATTCAAAAGCTGAGCTTCATCTCTTTTCTTGTGTTATCGATTTGTTCTGTCTGATTATATGCGTGGTAATGTGTGACACTGTCATGTAAGTTAATGTTAATCTTAAACACGATTAGAATTAGATGATGCTGTGTGTAGTAAACAAAACGAATGTAGTAGCTTCTTATGAATGCAAGTTGTATATTTATGAAATCCAgttttttattgattgttgcatATAGCGGTAATGGCTAATGGGATCTTTAAATGAACCCATACCATCTAGTGTATGTATCAATGATTGAAAAGGCAAAGGCCATGCTGTAAAGTAGGAAAAATGTACTGtttcttatgtatttttcttttcacatatgTACACTCAAACACACACAGGTTGAGTTTGAGAGCAGTAGAAGCCTGAAGAGTTTAAGTTCATTCAATGCTTAACATGAAAACATATACAAACTCATATCATTTGTCACAAAAGAACCAAAGAATACAAAACATGAAGAGGTTTCTCCAAGTGACTTATTATTCCCAAGTTCGAACAATACCAAAAATAGGGATTCAAAGAGAAACATGATTTTCTTCTACACAAGTGATATAACAGCcaagaagataaacaaagatGTGTAATTCTTCTAGGATTTGAAAGATAGATAGTAAAAGGTATAGAGTACAAGTCCATAAATACCTATTTTGTAGGCCATGTAGCTTGAGCTGACATAATGATCCCAACGATAACTCCAAATAACCCGAGAGCACTCCCAAAGATCTCAATCACAAGAATCTTAACAAAGAGCGTCGAGTTCTGAGCATCAGACAACGCACAACTGCTTCCAATGATTCCGACACACAACCTGCAACAAACAAAATCCCCATAAACAGTgagatttccatgttttacaAAGGTTCAAAAGAGAACAGGAGAGGATAAAAGAAGATACAGACCCGCATACAAGGTTAGCAAATCCAACAATGATTCCAGAAGCAAAGATTGCATATCCAGCTCTAAGAGACTCAGCGTCATACATCTTCGATGATGGCACACTCTCCAACTTGGTTTGTAGTATGATAGCAACAATAACGCCGTATATAGCCACGGCTTCACAGAAAATTACACTGAAAGAGAATGAACAAACACTTGATCATTACATAGTTCAAGCATCTTCTAGGTCAGCCCCAAATATGTGATCTATCACATCATATAAAGCCAATTTCACGAATCCTAGCCTAGGTCAACCATTGTATGTTATATAATCTTATGGCATTTGCATCGGTTCACACAAATTTTACACAATAATATTTCCTGAAATTGAAATCGAATCGTGGGGCAAAAACCTGATGAGATTCTTGGAAGTGATACGAGGAGCTTCAATGGCGGCACCGATCAAACTACTTCCGGTAATGTAAATTCCCCTAAACCATAAAGAGAGCTTTCGTAAACACGATGCGTTCGTAAATCAATttgggaagagaagaagaagaagaagaagaagaagaagaagaagaagaagaggatatttACCAGGCAGCACCAAGAACGGAGACGCCGATGGAGATGGCGATTCCGATGGCGGAGAAAGTGTACGGAGAGATTCTCACCAGAGCCGCCGCCCATGAACTCGCATGAATAGCCGCACCGGACATTTTTCGctcttttatctctctctaCGATATGatcttattctctctctctctctttcggaGGAGGAGACAATAACAACAAAGCCTGCGATCTGAGATTGAGCAACTACATGTCAAGCGCGCGTGAGTTTACTTACCATCTTAAAGGCCTTGTAAGCCATTTCAATAGCCCATTTTCACTAAAAACTCATTTTCACtgtagtatttttgttttattataataaaatgtataatgtatttttgtaatatatatatatatatattaaatatgtcATAGGTTGAATAATAAATTGAGAAATTTATTAGGCTTTTACTTGCGATTGAATGtgtgttttcatttttcaatcatacaaaaataattttttttttgtcaacacaaaaataatttacagcgaaaaaaatagacaaatatTACTGTGATAATAAATATCAATGAGCTCCATCTTCATCTCAATATGTAATTTTTGCGAttgaatatatgttttcaaTCGAACAAAGATaatttatagcaaaaaaaatagacaaacatTATTGTGATAGTAAATATCAATgggcttcatcttcatctcaaTACAtcttttgtaacaatttttataatatttatgagtTCAATTGGTAGCGACAAAATANaaaaaatttttttttttttttttttttttgatcaaagtgcaaaacaatgttttttgttaTCGTTTTTGTGATGGGTAACTGTCAAATCGGTTTACCTCATACCAAAACGGTATTGAGTTACCAATCAAACTGTATACGTCATGAAATTTAAGCAGTTTTCTAGAGGAGTAATTTACTAGTTGGTGGCACAAAGCCACAAATTGTTAACTTTTGTGTTTAGCTCTACGATTTCTATATCAAAATTATGatttgatctttctcttcagATCTTCAGGTTGCGATGTCGCAAACATTCTCATCACTCATCAGTAAACCGACTTTTCCAGTATCGAAGCACAAACTCTCAAAAGCCATTTTTCCTGCACCCTTTCTGATCAACCCAATTATTGGCGATGTGTATTGAGCCCTCTCCTTTCAGCCTAGTCAAAAATTTACTACGATTGAATCCGACTCTCTTATAATAGAGACTGCcgagaaggaaaaaaacttgcGAGTTGCGACCACTCTATAATGAACAAAGAGAGTGGGATAACTGCATATATCTAacacatgtcattcattaaggACACAACATACTCGGTAAAGGGAGGAATGAGGATTCCGATCTAGTTACAAAACAAACCAGACTGAAgcagaaaatattattaagcAAAAGTGAGAATAAATATATcctaccaaacaataaattattgTCTGCCGCCTCATGTTATATAAGTTACTCAAATTGCAagaattataaccaaaaaaaatctccaagCCCAAACTATAAATTGtaagaaaagacaaaacaaaagagaatcaaTCATTCGTCACCATCCCAGGAACCCAGGTCACCCAATTAGTCCCCCAAGCCATCCAAGAAGCTCTGTAAATCTTTTAAACCCTCCGCCGAGAAGCTCCGCTGAACCCTCAACCTCGGTGCAACCAAGTTCGGTGGTGGTTGTGGCTGAAGACACACAACCACCGCCGTCACATTATCCCCACTCTTCCTCTTTATAGCTTCCTCGACTAACTCTTTACTACACATGAGCGGGTCATTGTGCTCCTGCAGTCTCCTTCTAGCAAAATCTATGGCATTCTGGCTCATGAACACATCCCAAACCCCATCACACCCGATTATAAGGAACTCGTCCTCTTCGGTTAGTTTAGTTGTCATGAGCTCAGGCTCTGCAATGAGGGGTCCACCGTCAgaaccatctttcttctttttcatgcCTTCCATATGAAAGTCCCCAAGCGCTCGAGCCACATTAAGTTGTCCATTTAGATAGCCGTCGTATACATATCCACCCGATGCCTCAATGCGTCTTCTCTCCTTACTGCTCATGGGTTTGTGGTCTCTTGACATTTCAATGGCTTTCCCTTGACGGGATAAGACTGCTCTACAATCTCCAGCGTTTGCTACCACCAACGACCTGTtaccacaaaaataaatgttaacatGGTACAAAAGGGTTTCATACCTGAATAATAATAGAGtatgaaacaaaacagagaatataCAAGACTAGAAGACCTAATTTGTATTTGTGTGACAATATACTACAAAATTAGTCAACAGGTAAAGCTAAGGGCCTAAGGCAATAACTACATTATAGCAGCAGCAAATACGGGCAGAGAGTACATCTACACGCAAATAAGTGGCTGAGAGTAACTTATAACATACATCTATTCCCGAATACTTTTTCTTACCTAACCTTACCAAGATGTAAAGGCTTAGGAGAGAACAACTAATATGGGAGAAGATGACCACACAACTAGttggacaaaaataaatagaatgTCCTGCAAATTGCTAGCCTACCTATGCAGTCTTAGGTAGTAGTCATTTAGAGTTTAGGTTAGACGTAACTTAAAAGATAATAAGAGTTGAATCAGCTAACCTCCCAAAAAGAATAGCTGCTAAAGCAGTAGTTCCTGAAGCAAGGCTCCCATCCAATGAACAAGCCTCTAAGAAGGCAGTGTCTGTCTGAAGAAATGCTGAAGACATCACCTTATTGATTTCACTAGGAAACTCTTGATCCCCAACAATGTACCTCGGTATATGGTAACATGCAAAATCAGCAGCATGCTTCCCACCATGTCCATCAAATACCTAATATAAACAAATCGAATAAGAGATTCCAGAGACCTTCTTATGCTATAAAATGCATTTACAAAAATCAGGGAAAGTGAAGGACAAACAAACATACCCCGTAAAAGGCACTCGGGCCGGCCTCAGAGTTCTGAAGGCCAAAGCTATCCATGAAATTATCGACGCAAAGATAAGCATCTTCCATGCTTGACCTGGAGCCAATATCAGACCAAGCTCCAGAACGCATAGAAGGAACAAACTCAGACTTATTCTTCTCTAAAGTAAACTCATTCTCAACAGATATATCTGACACCTTCGTCTTCACCTACACAATGAAGCAGTCAGAAACCCCCCAAGCATCTCATAATCacacattaaaaaaacagaTATTGCAGTCTTAATCATTGATACAAGCAGTTTAGGAAACTAATACTAATGATCCAAATCCAAAGCAGAGCAGTAATTACAACTTAAATTTGAACATTCAATACACAAACATGTAATAAAGAAGATAACGCATTAAATAAAACCAGAATTATCCAAGAAACCCAAGTTGAAGAGAAAGGAATCTTACGAGAGATTGGTGTCGAACAAGCGACCTCTTATTACACGGAGCCAACGATCGCTCACCGTCGAAGCTTTGCCTGTAAACGGCGGCGACAGCggcggatgaagaagaagagaaggagagaggatTCGGCGGTTTACCGCCGTAACTCGAACTCCCATTCTCCGGATCAGAGGTTCCTCTAGTTTCTTCCATATTGCAccatcattataaaaaaaaaaaataataattcagtAAGCAAATTAGCGAAAGAGCTGACGAGTCAACTCACGAGTCAGTGAGTCGATTAAAACGATTTCACGTGGAATGTAGCTGTAGATGAGAGATTCTTAGACAATAGGTACAGATTCAGCGACAAAATTGAAGCAATTGTTCCAGAGTTACAcgaatttttagggtttaagaaaattagggttttgtgtcaCAAATTAGAAGCACGCAGAgagcgagagcgagagagagagagaagagagatgtaAAAGCTGTTCGCCAGCGGAGGCGAGAAATACGAGTCC from Camelina sativa cultivar DH55 chromosome 7, Cs, whole genome shotgun sequence includes the following:
- the LOC104703089 gene encoding uncharacterized protein LOC104703089, whose amino-acid sequence is MFLHYIYVYRLESRRKRPFGPRLDFSAEDAVRHQLDALKYNVHPRDDYGIEVMYRFAGFDPFERSTYFGPFFDLGQFERFRRIFHHSSYRVLLGHKDRKILSSLFVEENRFKQRIWIQGNRPEEEEIFEFTMFQRIGGSWDGYWLTESLLHDGDVFSGGLAY
- the LOC104703090 gene encoding V-type proton ATPase subunit c''2, giving the protein MSGAAIHASSWAAALVRISPYTFSAIGIAISIGVSVLGAAWGIYITGSSLIGAAIEAPRITSKNLISVIFCEAVAIYGVIVAIILQTKLESVPSSKMYDAESLRAGYAIFASGIIVGFANLVCGLCVGIIGSSCALSDAQNSTLFVKILVIEIFGSALGLFGVIVGIIMSAQATWPTK
- the LOC104703092 gene encoding probable protein phosphatase 2C 22 — translated: MEETRGTSDPENGSSSYGGKPPNPLSFSSSSSAAVAAVYRQSFDGERSLAPCNKRSLVRHQSLVKTKVSDISVENEFTLEKNKSEFVPSMRSGAWSDIGSRSSMEDAYLCVDNFMDSFGLQNSEAGPSAFYGVFDGHGGKHAADFACYHIPRYIVGDQEFPSEINKVMSSAFLQTDTAFLEACSLDGSLASGTTALAAILFGRSLVVANAGDCRAVLSRQGKAIEMSRDHKPMSSKERRRIEASGGYVYDGYLNGQLNVARALGDFHMEGMKKKKDGSDGGPLIAEPELMTTKLTEEDEFLIIGCDGVWDVFMSQNAIDFARRRLQEHNDPLMCSKELVEEAIKRKSGDNVTAVVVCLQPQPPPNLVAPRLRVQRSFSAEGLKDLQSFLDGLGD